A single Deltaproteobacteria bacterium DNA region contains:
- a CDS encoding RDD family protein, with translation MDWYYIENGQRIGPVSEEAFERELRNGKILPETMVWHEGMENWKAFGAVKNAAETGGVAVADHPPEAAASERFCTICGKAYAPDALIRYKENLICWSCKPVFLQRIKEGVSVAGTMNYAGFWPRVGAKLIDSVLIGIANYLTGAVYGAFNPGTQDTKRFGVFMAGQAVILLINIAFAVWYGTWFIGKFAATPGKMALGIKVVTSDGGTVSYKRALGRHFAEWISGIILGIGYLMAAFDDQKRALHDRICDTRVVRK, from the coding sequence GTGGACTGGTACTACATAGAAAACGGTCAGCGTATCGGGCCGGTTTCAGAGGAAGCGTTCGAACGAGAACTCCGGAATGGAAAGATTCTACCCGAGACCATGGTATGGCACGAAGGAATGGAAAATTGGAAGGCATTCGGCGCGGTAAAGAATGCTGCCGAAACGGGGGGCGTCGCCGTTGCCGATCATCCGCCGGAAGCCGCCGCCTCGGAACGATTCTGCACGATCTGCGGGAAAGCATACGCGCCGGACGCTCTGATCAGATACAAGGAAAACCTTATATGCTGGTCATGCAAGCCCGTATTCCTTCAAAGGATCAAGGAGGGGGTTAGTGTTGCAGGAACCATGAATTATGCCGGCTTCTGGCCCCGTGTCGGCGCAAAGCTTATCGACTCCGTGCTGATCGGAATCGCCAACTATCTCACGGGAGCCGTTTACGGCGCATTCAATCCCGGCACGCAGGATACGAAGCGTTTTGGCGTGTTCATGGCGGGCCAGGCTGTGATTTTGCTGATAAACATCGCCTTCGCGGTCTGGTATGGAACCTGGTTCATCGGAAAATTCGCGGCGACTCCGGGAAAGATGGCCCTTGGGATCAAGGTTGTGACCTCGGACGGCGGTACGGTAAGCTACAAAAGGGCTCTCGGTCGTCATTTTGCGGAGTGGATCAGCGGAATCATCCTGGGGATCGGTTATCTGATGGCGGCATTCGACGATCAGAAGCGCGCGCTTCACGACCGGATCTGCGATACGCGGGTCGTTCGGAAGTGA
- the cls gene encoding cardiolipin synthase, producing MHDGWRIAALVLSTAGYILAFILIPRIILERRQPAATVAWVLSIALLPVVGVPLYFLVGGFRIRRHIRAKIGAVGSVESSVENRVRPTELPSPISATCGQVLSAAGAPPPVIGNRVIVIEGGVAAFGAALGLIEEAHDHIHAQFFILDVDIIGKRFIHALASRARAGIRVRLLLDAVGSWRALRQIVQPLRKAGGEVAEFLPALPLHRKWSAHLRNHRKLLIADGQKAFTGGMNIGNRYMSPRNEPRLWRDSAVLVQGTGVRDLQALFLDDWAFATEEAGPDGNFFPPLTLPPGVKPRDGMLQVVASGPDRSMRPIYQGVFTAFTLARRRIWIATPYFVPDDAISTCLENAALRGVDVRLLVPEKSDLKTVWMAGRSYFDELMQAGVKIHLYLPTNLHSKVLIIDDDVGVVGSSNVDIRSFFLNFELGVFLYGGKEIEALAAGFEGDLAQSAELDPEAFGRRSKFVRLLEDTSRIFSPLF from the coding sequence ATGCACGACGGCTGGCGGATCGCCGCGCTGGTCCTATCCACGGCAGGGTACATTCTCGCCTTCATCCTTATTCCGCGGATCATCCTCGAGCGGCGCCAACCCGCCGCCACGGTCGCGTGGGTTCTTTCCATCGCGCTGCTGCCCGTGGTGGGCGTCCCGCTCTATTTCCTGGTCGGAGGATTCCGCATCCGCCGCCACATCCGCGCAAAGATCGGCGCTGTCGGCTCCGTCGAAAGCTCCGTCGAAAACCGTGTGCGGCCGACGGAGCTTCCTTCGCCCATCTCGGCAACCTGCGGGCAGGTGCTTTCGGCCGCCGGCGCACCTCCGCCGGTCATCGGGAACCGCGTCATCGTCATCGAGGGAGGCGTGGCCGCGTTCGGCGCCGCCCTCGGCCTGATAGAGGAAGCGCACGACCATATCCATGCGCAGTTCTTCATCCTCGACGTAGACATCATCGGGAAACGGTTCATCCATGCTCTTGCCTCGCGTGCAAGAGCGGGAATCCGCGTCAGGCTTCTCCTGGACGCGGTCGGTTCCTGGCGTGCGCTCCGCCAGATCGTCCAGCCGCTGCGGAAAGCGGGCGGTGAAGTCGCGGAGTTCCTGCCTGCCCTTCCACTTCACCGGAAGTGGTCTGCCCACCTGAGGAACCATCGCAAGCTCCTGATCGCCGACGGGCAAAAGGCATTCACGGGAGGGATGAACATCGGGAACCGATACATGTCGCCCAGGAACGAACCCCGGCTGTGGCGGGACAGTGCGGTGCTGGTCCAGGGAACGGGCGTGCGGGACCTTCAGGCGCTTTTCCTGGACGACTGGGCTTTCGCAACGGAGGAGGCGGGACCGGACGGAAATTTCTTCCCGCCCCTGACCCTTCCCCCGGGAGTCAAGCCGCGGGACGGGATGCTGCAGGTCGTCGCTTCGGGGCCCGACCGCTCGATGCGTCCCATCTACCAGGGAGTGTTCACGGCGTTCACGCTGGCCCGGCGGAGGATCTGGATCGCCACGCCCTACTTCGTTCCGGACGACGCCATCAGCACATGCCTCGAAAACGCCGCGCTTCGAGGAGTGGACGTGCGCCTTCTGGTGCCGGAGAAATCGGACCTGAAGACGGTCTGGATGGCAGGGCGTTCCTATTTCGACGAACTGATGCAGGCAGGGGTGAAAATCCACCTCTATCTCCCGACGAACCTCCATTCCAAGGTGCTCATCATCGACGACGACGTGGGAGTCGTGGGCTCCTCGAACGTGGATATCCGAAGCTTCTTCCTGAACTTCGAATTGGGGGTTTTCCTCTATGGCGGAAAAGAGATAGAAGCGCTTGCGGCCGGATTCGAGGGGGACCTTGCGCAATCGGCCGAGCTGGATCCGGAGGCCTTCGGCCGCCGGTCGAAGTTCGTGCGCCTCCTGGAGGACACATCCAGGATCTTCTCCCCTTTGTTCTGA
- a CDS encoding nucleoside deaminase: MRAALLEARKGGAAGEVPVGAVVVSPEGKILSRAHNRPVSSCDPTAHAEVLALRSAAKKVGNYRLAGCRLVVTIEPCPMCAGAAIHARVGEIVYGADDPKAGAVRTLYRLASDPRLNHRPSVISGVLADECSALLTGFFRSRR; the protein is encoded by the coding sequence ATGCGGGCCGCGCTGCTCGAAGCAAGGAAAGGCGGCGCGGCCGGCGAGGTCCCCGTGGGCGCCGTGGTAGTTTCCCCCGAAGGGAAGATATTGTCCCGCGCGCACAACCGCCCCGTATCGTCCTGCGACCCGACGGCGCACGCCGAAGTGCTGGCCCTGCGGAGCGCGGCGAAAAAAGTGGGGAACTACCGCCTCGCAGGATGCCGGCTCGTCGTGACGATCGAGCCGTGCCCCATGTGCGCGGGGGCAGCCATCCACGCACGGGTCGGCGAAATCGTCTATGGCGCCGACGACCCGAAGGCGGGAGCGGTTCGCACCCTCTACCGGCTCGCTTCGGATCCCCGTTTAAACCACCGCCCTTCGGTTATCTCGGGCGTCCTCGCGGACGAGTGTTCCGCCCTTCTGACCGGATTTTTTCGCTCAAGACGTTAA